One region of Bradyrhizobium betae genomic DNA includes:
- a CDS encoding GMC family oxidoreductase, which produces MYDYIIVGGGSAGSVLAHRLSAKSANKVLLCEAGQDTPPGNEPAEIRDSYPGTAYFDPRFHWTELKVTTQVVSHNNPNESRPPLRKYEQARVLGGGSSINGQMANRGAPTDYDEWNARGAEGWTWNDVLPFFKKVERDLDFDGPYHGKDGRIPVRRIPREHWTRHSQAFAEAFQQAGHQFLPDQNGEFVDGYFPVTHSNQAEQRVSAAMGYLDRDTRKRANLTISTNTQVRELLFEGTQCVGVKAIVDGREQEFRGREIILSSGAIHSPAHLLRAGIGPVGHLKDMGIPVLMGLPGVGQRLMDHPSISLSSFVRRGARMNEHTRRHMQLGLRYSSGLPDVPKGDMFVVLLSKSAWHAVGEQIGSLLTFVNKTYSETGQVKLASRDPAAEPIVEFNLLSDRRDLDRLMSGFRKMAAVQMSDVVKAVTDKPFPASYTDRVRKIGVVNNTNRILTKIAATLMDGPAALRHYMIDNFVVEGFTFDDVINDDEALEAFVRKATIGVWHASCSCRMGRADDPMAVVDNQGRVKGIQGLRVVDASIFPVVPCANTNFPVLMSAEKIAATMMQ; this is translated from the coding sequence GTGTACGACTACATCATCGTGGGCGGCGGCTCGGCGGGGTCCGTGCTGGCCCACCGGCTCTCCGCGAAGAGCGCCAACAAGGTCCTGCTGTGCGAGGCCGGACAGGACACGCCGCCGGGCAACGAGCCGGCCGAGATCAGGGACAGCTATCCGGGCACCGCCTATTTCGACCCGCGCTTCCACTGGACCGAGCTCAAGGTCACGACCCAGGTCGTCAGCCACAACAATCCGAACGAAAGTCGGCCGCCGTTGCGCAAATACGAGCAGGCGCGCGTACTGGGTGGCGGCTCGTCGATCAACGGCCAGATGGCCAATCGCGGCGCACCGACCGACTACGACGAATGGAACGCGCGTGGTGCCGAGGGCTGGACCTGGAACGACGTGCTGCCCTTCTTCAAGAAGGTCGAGCGCGACCTCGATTTCGATGGGCCCTACCACGGCAAGGACGGCAGAATTCCGGTACGCAGAATTCCGCGAGAGCACTGGACACGGCATTCGCAGGCCTTCGCCGAGGCCTTCCAGCAGGCCGGCCATCAGTTCCTGCCGGACCAGAACGGCGAGTTCGTCGACGGCTATTTCCCGGTGACGCACTCCAACCAGGCCGAGCAGCGCGTCTCCGCCGCGATGGGCTATCTCGACCGCGATACGCGCAAGCGCGCCAACCTCACGATCTCCACCAACACGCAAGTTCGAGAACTGCTGTTCGAAGGCACGCAATGCGTCGGCGTGAAGGCCATCGTTGACGGTCGCGAGCAGGAATTCCGCGGACGCGAGATCATCCTCTCCAGCGGCGCGATCCATTCGCCGGCGCATCTCTTGCGTGCCGGCATCGGTCCGGTCGGTCACCTCAAGGATATGGGCATTCCCGTCCTGATGGGCTTGCCGGGCGTCGGCCAGCGCCTGATGGATCATCCCTCGATCTCGCTGTCGTCCTTTGTCCGCCGCGGCGCGCGCATGAACGAGCACACCAGGCGCCACATGCAGCTCGGCCTGCGCTATTCGTCCGGGTTGCCGGACGTGCCCAAAGGCGACATGTTCGTCGTCCTGCTCAGCAAGTCGGCCTGGCACGCGGTGGGAGAGCAGATCGGCTCGCTGCTCACCTTCGTCAACAAGACCTATTCCGAGACCGGACAGGTCAAGCTCGCCTCGCGTGATCCCGCAGCCGAGCCGATCGTCGAGTTCAATCTGCTGTCCGACCGGCGCGACCTCGATCGCCTGATGAGCGGCTTCCGCAAGATGGCGGCGGTGCAGATGAGCGACGTGGTCAAGGCGGTGACGGACAAGCCGTTCCCGGCGTCCTACACCGACCGCGTGCGCAAGATCGGCGTGGTCAACAACACCAACAGGATCCTGACCAAGATCGCCGCGACCCTGATGGACGGACCGGCGGCGCTGCGTCACTACATGATCGACAATTTCGTGGTCGAGGGCTTTACTTTCGACGATGTCATCAACGACGACGAGGCGCTGGAGGCCTTCGTACGCAAGGCAACCATCGGCGTGTGGCATGCCTCGTGCTCATGCCGCATGGGCCGGGCCGACGATCCGATGGCGGTGGTCGACAACCAGGGCCGCGTCAAGGGCATCCAGGGCCTGCGCGTCGTCGATGCCTCGATCTTCCCGGTGGTGCCGTGCGCCAACACCAATTTTCCGGTGCTGATGTCGGCGGAAAAGATCGCGGCTACGATGATGCAGTGA
- a CDS encoding MFS transporter produces the protein MTLTSVAPLHASPSADATPNRLPKRAALVSFVGSMLEYYDFFIYGTAAALIFPKVFFANVDPATGTLLALLSFGIGYVARPVGAVILGHFGDRIGRKTVLLFTLVLMGGSTLAIGLLPDAKSIGNAAPVILTLLRLLQGLSAAGEQSGANSLTLEHSANSNRAFFTSWTLSGTQAGAILATLVFIPVSSLPEDQLLSWGWRIPFLLSFFVLVVAYLVRRTMPETPVFEDIKDKAQVARFPVVALLRDYWPDVLRVITCALIATVSTMTAVFALGYATSKFGVARPTMLWAGVLGNVTALITQPFWALLADKIGRKPVFIGGVLGCAVLVFPYFMLVTSGNTIAIFAAAMILSGIIYAAPNAIWPSFYAEMFEARVRYSGTAIGTQLGFLAAGFTPLVSASLVGEGPNGWIPVAIFVACCCVISAASAATARETHKVDIADLGKRRA, from the coding sequence ATGACGTTGACGTCAGTCGCACCGCTGCATGCATCGCCCAGTGCCGATGCCACGCCGAACAGGCTGCCCAAGCGCGCCGCGCTGGTCAGCTTCGTCGGCAGCATGCTCGAATACTACGACTTCTTCATCTACGGCACCGCCGCCGCGCTGATCTTTCCAAAAGTGTTCTTTGCCAATGTCGACCCGGCGACCGGGACGCTGCTCGCACTGCTGTCGTTCGGCATCGGCTACGTCGCGCGTCCCGTCGGCGCCGTCATCCTCGGTCATTTCGGCGACCGTATCGGCCGCAAGACGGTGTTGCTGTTCACGCTGGTGCTGATGGGCGGCTCGACGCTTGCGATCGGCCTGCTGCCCGACGCCAAGTCGATCGGCAACGCCGCGCCCGTCATCCTGACGCTGCTGCGCCTGTTGCAGGGCCTGTCGGCGGCCGGCGAGCAGAGCGGGGCGAACTCGTTGACGCTGGAGCATTCGGCCAATTCCAACCGCGCCTTCTTCACGAGCTGGACGCTGAGCGGCACCCAGGCCGGCGCAATCCTTGCAACGCTGGTGTTCATTCCGGTGTCGAGCCTGCCGGAAGATCAATTGCTGAGCTGGGGGTGGCGCATTCCGTTCCTGTTGTCGTTCTTCGTGCTCGTCGTTGCCTATCTGGTACGGCGGACCATGCCGGAGACGCCCGTGTTCGAAGACATCAAGGACAAGGCGCAGGTGGCGCGCTTTCCCGTCGTCGCGCTGCTCCGCGACTATTGGCCGGACGTGCTGCGGGTGATCACCTGCGCGCTGATCGCCACCGTGAGCACGATGACCGCCGTGTTCGCGCTGGGCTACGCCACCAGCAAGTTCGGCGTCGCGCGCCCGACCATGCTGTGGGCCGGCGTGCTCGGCAATGTCACGGCGCTGATCACCCAGCCGTTCTGGGCCCTGCTCGCCGACAAGATCGGCCGCAAGCCGGTGTTCATCGGCGGCGTGCTCGGCTGCGCGGTGCTGGTGTTTCCCTATTTCATGCTGGTGACGTCGGGGAATACGATCGCGATCTTTGCCGCCGCGATGATCCTCTCCGGCATCATCTACGCCGCGCCGAATGCGATCTGGCCGTCGTTCTATGCCGAGATGTTCGAAGCCCGCGTGCGCTATTCCGGCACCGCGATCGGCACGCAGCTCGGCTTCCTCGCCGCCGGCTTCACGCCGCTGGTGAGCGCGAGCCTGGTCGGCGAGGGGCCGAACGGCTGGATTCCCGTGGCGATCTTCGTCGCCTGCTGCTGCGTGATCTCGGCAGCATCGGCGGCGACGGCACGCGAGACCCACAAGGTCGATATCGCCGATCTCGGCAAGCGGCGCGCTTGA
- a CDS encoding ABC transporter permease — MTRLSPARIALYVISALVLLYLILPVLIIAPISFSSARFLTFPPPSFSTRWYQQYFANPAWMQATRVTLTIALLTVVIATPCGVAAAYAISQSRLRIMRVIHMALLLPLVVPIIITAVGIFFVYAKVGLVATLPGLVLANVMLGLPYVVISVLAGLQSFDPAQEMVARSLGMNRLRSFFAVTLPQVKSSVVAGGIFAFISAMDETIVALFISGGQYQPLTKRMFTALRDEIDPTIAAISTLMTAASFMLVLAAGARQKKSG, encoded by the coding sequence ATGACGCGCCTCTCGCCCGCACGGATTGCCCTCTACGTGATCAGCGCGCTGGTGCTGCTCTATCTGATCCTGCCGGTGCTGATCATCGCGCCGATCTCGTTCTCCAGCGCGCGCTTTCTGACCTTCCCGCCGCCGTCGTTCTCGACGCGCTGGTATCAGCAATATTTCGCCAATCCAGCCTGGATGCAGGCGACGCGGGTGACGCTGACGATCGCGCTGCTGACCGTCGTGATTGCGACGCCGTGTGGAGTCGCGGCAGCCTATGCCATCAGCCAGTCCAGGCTGCGGATCATGCGCGTGATCCACATGGCGCTGCTGCTGCCGCTGGTGGTGCCGATCATCATCACGGCCGTCGGCATCTTTTTCGTCTATGCCAAGGTCGGCCTGGTCGCGACCCTGCCCGGCCTTGTGCTGGCGAACGTGATGCTGGGATTGCCTTATGTCGTCATCTCGGTGCTCGCAGGCCTGCAGAGCTTCGATCCCGCGCAGGAGATGGTGGCGCGCAGCCTCGGCATGAACCGCCTGCGCAGCTTCTTCGCGGTGACGCTGCCGCAGGTCAAGTCGAGCGTGGTCGCCGGCGGCATCTTCGCCTTCATCTCGGCGATGGACGAGACCATCGTCGCGCTGTTCATCTCCGGCGGCCAGTATCAGCCCCTCACCAAACGCATGTTCACCGCGCTTCGCGACGAGATCGACCCGACCATTGCCGCGATCTCGACGCTGATGACGGCGGCGTCGTTCATGCTGGTGCTCGCGGCGGGCGCGCGGCAGAAGAAGAGCGGGTGA
- a CDS encoding metallophosphoesterase family protein — protein sequence MRFAAIADIHGNRPALEAVLADIAALGITDIVNLGDHVSGPLEAARTADLLMERGFPSIRGDQDRILVELWQAGGSTRSDFRELGRRHFDWMASMPSTLTYRERVFLCHGSPGDDAAFWLDHIADDGCAHPSRIDFIEAGAEGIDAEIILCAHTHIPRVVRLRDGRLVVNPGSVGLPGYDGKLPVPYVVEVGTPHACYAILEGGRAGWSATLRYVPYDTTAMAALARTKGMLTWASAIATGWVRQKS from the coding sequence ATGAGATTTGCTGCCATCGCGGACATTCACGGAAATCGTCCGGCACTTGAAGCCGTTCTTGCGGACATAGCCGCGCTCGGAATCACTGATATCGTGAACCTGGGTGACCATGTCAGCGGCCCGCTCGAAGCGGCCCGGACCGCCGATCTGCTGATGGAGCGAGGCTTTCCGTCAATCAGGGGCGATCAGGATCGAATCCTTGTGGAGCTCTGGCAGGCCGGCGGCTCGACACGCAGCGATTTTCGCGAGCTCGGGCGCAGGCACTTCGACTGGATGGCAAGCATGCCGTCCACGCTTACATATCGAGAGCGGGTGTTCCTGTGCCACGGATCGCCAGGCGATGATGCCGCGTTCTGGCTCGACCACATCGCCGACGACGGCTGCGCGCATCCGAGCAGGATCGATTTCATCGAGGCTGGGGCGGAGGGGATCGACGCCGAGATCATCCTGTGCGCCCACACGCACATTCCGCGCGTGGTGCGGCTGAGGGATGGCCGGCTGGTCGTCAATCCCGGCAGTGTCGGATTGCCCGGCTACGACGGGAAGCTGCCTGTGCCCTACGTGGTCGAGGTCGGCACGCCGCATGCGTGCTACGCCATCCTGGAGGGCGGCAGAGCAGGTTGGTCCGCGACGCTCCGTTACGTGCCGTATGACACCACGGCCATGGCCGCACTGGCGCGCACCAAGGGTATGCTGACCTGGGCGAGCGCAATTGCGACGGGGTGGGTGCGGCAGAAAAGTTAG
- a CDS encoding ABC transporter permease, which translates to MLALVSPALLVILALIVLPVGWLAWQSIYHDGFTLENYRRVFTEDIYWRSFALTFEISLAVTVVALLLGYPVAYLANSVPKGWSILILSLVVLPFWTSVLVRAYAWLALLQRTGVINQFLRYLDVISEPLALVHNTFGTVVATVHILLPFMVLPLYATMQKIPGDLMQAGASLGASPSLTFVRVFLPLSLPGVLAGCTMVFVLCLGFYITPELLGGGRTVMVSMLVSRNVELYNQFGAASAVAVVLLLSVLLIFFAVSRFISLDRILGQK; encoded by the coding sequence ATGCTGGCATTGGTGTCGCCGGCGCTGCTGGTGATCCTGGCTCTGATCGTGCTGCCGGTCGGCTGGCTCGCCTGGCAGTCGATCTATCATGACGGCTTCACGCTGGAGAACTATCGCCGCGTCTTCACCGAGGACATCTACTGGCGCAGCTTTGCGCTCACTTTCGAGATCAGCCTCGCGGTGACGGTCGTCGCGCTGCTGCTCGGCTATCCCGTGGCCTATCTCGCCAACTCCGTGCCGAAAGGGTGGAGCATCCTCATCCTGTCGCTGGTCGTGCTGCCGTTCTGGACCAGCGTGCTGGTGCGCGCCTATGCCTGGCTGGCGCTGCTCCAGCGCACCGGGGTGATCAACCAGTTCTTGCGCTATCTCGATGTGATCTCCGAGCCGCTCGCGCTGGTCCACAACACCTTCGGGACGGTGGTGGCAACCGTGCACATCCTCTTGCCGTTCATGGTGCTGCCGCTCTATGCCACCATGCAGAAGATCCCCGGCGATTTGATGCAGGCCGGCGCCAGCCTGGGAGCGAGCCCGTCGCTGACTTTCGTTCGCGTCTTCCTGCCGCTGTCGCTGCCGGGCGTGCTCGCCGGCTGCACCATGGTGTTCGTGCTCTGCCTCGGCTTCTACATCACGCCGGAACTGCTCGGCGGCGGCCGCACGGTGATGGTGTCGATGCTGGTGAGCCGCAATGTCGAGCTCTACAACCAGTTCGGCGCCGCGAGCGCGGTCGCCGTCGTGCTGCTCCTGAGCGTGCTTCTGATCTTCTTCGCCGTCAGCCGCTTCATTTCGCTCGATCGCATCCTGGGGCAGAAATGA
- a CDS encoding carboxylesterase/lipase family protein, whose protein sequence is MLTNAVFTTSGPVVGTETNGVRAFKGVPFAIAPRFVRATPLLAWPEPRQCTDYGAYAPQPGHLDHADENTCLSLNIFAPAGADRPLPVLFFVHGGAFITGGGADYDGSFLAAHGPAVIVTINYRLGPLGFLQLHRHGLDEANNLAISDALAALNWVRANIANFGGDPDAITLSGQSAGASMVIALATLPATKGKFIRALALSAPGRNIMSADHADEVARRVLDELGLAHDVGSITSVPLPSLFAAVERVGRMIADETEQGTVFGPVLDGAVIPREPRDVFAAGSLRDIPLWLGSCRDEMAMFLKSTPPAAMIRTTERQVRDAFGDAGWCRLLSYYRATARLDEDPYEALLSDAFWHRPMADLARLHAAAGGAVWLSRFDHRPALEPFLSQGPTHGADNACLWAHLPDFVDRPILKRKGGPMTPADIDVAARFQAGVLRFVTTGAPDVAEAWPRFEPARESLAIFAQPFHIVPLNDGARSRVWAELLAPSRPVTASS, encoded by the coding sequence ATGTTGACCAACGCAGTTTTCACTACGAGCGGTCCGGTCGTCGGTACTGAAACGAACGGCGTACGCGCCTTCAAGGGCGTGCCCTTTGCGATCGCGCCGCGTTTCGTCAGGGCGACACCGCTGCTCGCGTGGCCGGAGCCGCGGCAATGCACGGACTACGGCGCTTACGCGCCGCAGCCCGGGCATCTCGATCATGCTGACGAGAACACCTGCCTCAGCCTGAACATCTTTGCGCCGGCCGGGGCCGATCGTCCGCTGCCGGTGTTGTTCTTCGTCCATGGCGGCGCCTTCATCACCGGTGGCGGCGCCGATTATGACGGCTCGTTCCTTGCCGCGCACGGACCGGCCGTGATCGTCACCATCAACTACCGGCTCGGCCCGCTCGGCTTCCTGCAGCTGCATCGCCACGGCCTCGATGAGGCCAACAACCTTGCGATTTCGGATGCGCTCGCCGCGCTCAACTGGGTGCGCGCCAACATCGCGAATTTCGGTGGCGATCCGGATGCGATCACACTGTCCGGCCAGTCCGCAGGTGCCTCCATGGTGATCGCGCTTGCCACCTTGCCGGCGACCAAAGGCAAGTTCATCCGCGCCCTTGCGCTGAGCGCGCCCGGACGAAACATCATGAGCGCCGATCATGCCGACGAGGTCGCGCGCCGCGTGCTTGACGAGCTCGGGCTGGCGCACGATGTGGGTTCGATCACGTCCGTGCCGCTACCAAGCCTCTTCGCGGCGGTCGAGCGCGTCGGCCGCATGATCGCGGACGAGACCGAGCAGGGCACCGTGTTCGGCCCGGTCCTCGACGGCGCGGTGATTCCGCGCGAGCCGCGTGATGTCTTCGCCGCCGGCAGCTTGCGCGACATTCCGCTCTGGCTCGGCTCCTGCCGCGACGAGATGGCGATGTTCCTGAAGAGCACGCCGCCCGCCGCGATGATCCGCACCACCGAGCGTCAGGTACGCGACGCCTTCGGCGATGCCGGATGGTGTCGCCTGTTGTCCTACTACCGCGCCACCGCGCGGCTCGACGAGGATCCGTATGAGGCCCTGTTGTCGGATGCGTTCTGGCATCGTCCGATGGCCGATCTTGCCCGACTCCATGCTGCGGCCGGCGGCGCGGTGTGGCTGAGCCGGTTCGACCATCGTCCCGCACTCGAGCCGTTCCTGTCGCAGGGGCCGACCCATGGCGCCGACAATGCGTGCCTGTGGGCGCATTTGCCTGATTTCGTCGATCGCCCGATCCTCAAGCGCAAGGGCGGGCCGATGACGCCCGCCGACATCGACGTGGCGGCGCGGTTTCAGGCGGGCGTGCTGCGCTTCGTCACGACAGGCGCGCCCGACGTCGCGGAAGCCTGGCCGCGGTTCGAGCCTGCCAGGGAATCTCTCGCGATCTTCGCCCAGCCGTTTCACATCGTGCCGCTCAACGATGGTGCGCGCAGCCGCGTCTGGGCCGAGCTGCTCGCGCCATCGCGACCGGTCACTGCATCATCGTAG
- a CDS encoding TetR/AcrR family transcriptional regulator, with product MLERMPPPSKRTNDPERTKRDILEVAMAEFASEGYSGARVDAIAARTRTSKRMIYYYFGGKEQLYLAVLEEAYRSIRALEDQLDIASCDAREGLRRLIEATFDHDERNPNFIRLVSIENIHHGKHLKQNLQLRQLNASVIATLDGILKRGRTEGAFRDDVDAIDLHLAISSYCFFRVANRHTFGALFDRDLSEPKVLARSRSQIVEMILAWLGAKA from the coding sequence ATGCTCGAGCGCATGCCGCCCCCATCGAAGCGCACCAACGACCCCGAGCGCACCAAGCGCGACATCCTCGAAGTGGCGATGGCCGAATTCGCCTCGGAAGGCTATTCCGGCGCGCGCGTCGATGCGATCGCGGCACGCACGCGCACCTCGAAGCGCATGATCTATTACTATTTCGGCGGCAAGGAGCAGCTTTACCTCGCGGTGCTGGAAGAGGCCTATCGCAGCATCCGCGCGCTGGAGGACCAGCTCGACATTGCAAGCTGCGACGCGCGCGAGGGACTGCGCCGGCTGATCGAGGCGACCTTCGACCATGACGAGCGCAACCCGAACTTCATCCGCCTCGTCAGCATCGAGAACATCCACCACGGCAAGCACCTGAAGCAGAACCTTCAACTGCGCCAGCTCAACGCCAGCGTGATCGCCACGCTCGACGGCATCCTCAAGCGCGGCCGCACCGAAGGCGCCTTCCGCGACGACGTCGACGCCATCGATCTGCATCTCGCCATCAGCTCCTACTGCTTCTTCCGCGTCGCCAACCGCCACACCTTCGGCGCGCTGTTCGACCGCGATCTCAGCGAGCCCAAGGTGCTGGCGAGGAGCAGGAGCCAGATCGTAGAGATGATTTTGGCGTGGCTGGGGGCAAAGGCTTAA
- a CDS encoding amino acid ABC transporter ATP-binding protein, whose product MSALIADNIHKAFGDHEVLKGVSLSVARGEVVTLIGASGSGKSTFLRCLNLLEMPQQGELAIGSHRFAFGKGPRAPKDAQLAQLREHVGMVFQHFNLFPHMSVLANVTEGPVQVKGMGQNEAKDLGRDLLAKVGLADKADAFPSRLSGGQKQRVAIARALAMKPEVMLFDEPTSALDPELVGEVLSVIRSLAAEGMTMVLVTHEMAFAADVSTRVGFMNDGIMAEIGTPEETIRQPRSERLKAFLARFHETH is encoded by the coding sequence ATGAGCGCCCTGATCGCGGACAACATCCACAAGGCATTCGGCGATCATGAGGTGCTCAAGGGCGTCTCGCTCTCGGTCGCGCGCGGCGAGGTCGTCACCCTGATCGGCGCCTCCGGCTCCGGCAAGTCCACCTTCCTGCGCTGCCTGAACCTGCTGGAAATGCCGCAGCAGGGCGAGCTTGCGATCGGATCGCATCGGTTTGCGTTCGGCAAAGGCCCTCGCGCGCCAAAGGACGCGCAACTGGCGCAGCTGCGCGAACATGTCGGCATGGTGTTCCAGCACTTCAATCTGTTCCCGCACATGTCCGTGCTCGCCAATGTCACCGAAGGGCCGGTGCAGGTGAAGGGCATGGGACAGAACGAAGCCAAGGATCTCGGCCGCGATCTACTGGCAAAAGTCGGCCTCGCCGACAAGGCCGACGCCTTTCCGAGCCGCCTGTCGGGCGGCCAGAAGCAGCGCGTCGCGATCGCCCGCGCACTGGCGATGAAGCCCGAGGTGATGCTGTTCGACGAGCCGACCTCGGCGCTCGACCCCGAGCTGGTCGGCGAAGTCCTCTCCGTCATCCGCAGCCTTGCCGCCGAAGGCATGACCATGGTGCTGGTCACGCACGAGATGGCCTTCGCGGCCGACGTCTCCACCCGCGTCGGTTTCATGAACGACGGCATCATGGCCGAGATCGGAACGCCGGAAGAGACCATCCGCCAGCCGCGCAGCGAACGGCTGAAGGCGTTCCTGGCCCGGTTTCACGAGACGCATTAG
- a CDS encoding amino acid ABC transporter permease, whose translation MYVWEFAALKPYWGLIWQGLLVTLFYTVTTVVAGLSIGLVVGILRTTAPRWVSVPLRLYIEIFRCTPLLVQLIWMYYALPVLIGVDMSPAMACFLALSLYAGSFYAEIFRGGIEAVDVGQWEAGRAIGMRRGKIFRRIVLPQATQVMIPSFINQTIMQLKNTSLVSVVAVGDLLYQGTVITASSYKPLEVYTTIAILYFVVLFPLTLVADRIELRMGAHR comes from the coding sequence ATGTATGTCTGGGAGTTCGCGGCGCTCAAGCCGTATTGGGGCCTGATCTGGCAAGGGCTCCTGGTCACCTTGTTCTACACGGTGACCACGGTGGTCGCGGGCCTCTCGATCGGACTGGTCGTCGGCATCCTGCGCACGACGGCACCGCGCTGGGTCTCGGTGCCGCTGCGTCTCTACATCGAAATCTTCCGCTGTACGCCGCTGCTCGTGCAGCTGATCTGGATGTATTACGCCCTGCCCGTCCTGATCGGCGTCGACATGTCGCCGGCGATGGCCTGCTTCCTCGCGCTGTCGCTCTATGCCGGCTCGTTCTACGCCGAGATTTTTCGTGGCGGCATCGAGGCGGTCGATGTCGGCCAGTGGGAGGCCGGACGTGCCATCGGCATGCGACGGGGCAAGATCTTCCGCCGCATCGTGCTGCCGCAGGCAACGCAGGTGATGATCCCCTCCTTCATCAACCAGACCATCATGCAGTTGAAGAATACCTCGCTGGTGTCGGTGGTCGCGGTCGGCGACCTGCTCTACCAGGGCACTGTCATCACCGCATCGAGCTACAAGCCGCTCGAGGTCTACACCACGATTGCCATCCTTTATTTCGTCGTGCTGTTCCCGCTGACGCTGGTCGCCGACCGGATCGAGCTCAGGATGGGAGCGCACCGATGA
- a CDS encoding ABC transporter substrate-binding protein, with amino-acid sequence MTTKRNLGYGYAVLGAIALSGTAASAAEQITFVSQGGAYQQAQTVAILDPSAKKLGITINQDSIPDAWPAIKTQVGSGKPIWDVVDTPTGYCLRGGEQGLIEKLDFSKIPNAAAMPEAYRSPYSISYEFYSSVLAYSQKTFPKDAPNSWIDFWDVKKFPGRRALRNHPIATLEAALMADGVAPDKLYPLDVDRAFKKLEEIKPNITVWWTSGAQSAQLLNDGEVDMEMAWNGRVSAVAKEGAKVSFTYNQGILQSTSLCILKGAPNLETAVKFLNEAVDPVHQANLPLHIDYGPGNPKAFETNVIKPERATQLPSEPANAAKQALMSYAWWSSPAGEAAEKRWASFMQK; translated from the coding sequence ATGACCACGAAGCGAAATCTTGGATATGGTTATGCGGTGTTGGGCGCCATTGCGCTCAGCGGCACCGCCGCGAGCGCCGCCGAGCAGATCACCTTCGTCTCGCAGGGCGGCGCCTATCAGCAGGCGCAGACGGTGGCGATCCTCGATCCCTCCGCCAAGAAGCTCGGCATCACCATCAACCAGGATTCCATTCCGGACGCCTGGCCCGCGATCAAGACCCAGGTCGGCAGCGGCAAGCCGATCTGGGACGTCGTCGATACCCCGACCGGCTATTGCCTGCGCGGCGGCGAGCAGGGGTTGATCGAAAAACTCGACTTCTCGAAGATCCCGAACGCCGCGGCGATGCCGGAGGCGTATCGCAGCCCCTATTCGATCTCCTACGAGTTCTATTCCAGCGTGCTGGCCTACAGCCAGAAGACCTTCCCGAAGGACGCGCCGAACAGCTGGATCGATTTCTGGGACGTGAAGAAGTTTCCCGGCCGCCGCGCGCTGCGCAACCATCCGATCGCCACACTCGAGGCGGCGCTGATGGCCGACGGCGTCGCGCCCGACAAGCTGTATCCGCTCGACGTCGATCGCGCCTTCAAGAAGCTGGAAGAGATCAAGCCGAACATCACGGTGTGGTGGACCTCGGGCGCGCAATCGGCGCAGCTGCTCAATGACGGCGAGGTCGATATGGAGATGGCCTGGAACGGTCGCGTCAGCGCCGTCGCCAAGGAGGGCGCTAAAGTCTCCTTCACGTACAACCAAGGTATCCTGCAGAGCACCTCGCTGTGCATTCTCAAGGGTGCGCCAAATCTGGAGACGGCCGTAAAATTCCTCAACGAAGCCGTCGATCCCGTGCACCAGGCCAACCTGCCGCTCCACATCGATTACGGCCCGGGCAACCCCAAGGCATTCGAGACCAACGTCATCAAGCCCGAGCGCGCGACACAATTGCCGAGCGAGCCGGCCAATGCGGCCAAGCAGGCCCTGATGTCCTACGCCTGGTGGTCCTCGCCCGCAGGCGAAGCCGCCGAGAAGCGCTGGGCGTCGTTCATGCAGAAGTAA